A genomic region of Alistipes megaguti contains the following coding sequences:
- a CDS encoding beta-N-acetylhexosaminidase produces MKNRFSLLSLLWTLLIFSGCSSRQVLSSDYNVIPLPVSISLQEEGTPFVLKPSTVVYCPEGDSLLLKNAELLTGYVARQVGFELRITHDDQARNIIRLGSGLQAENAEAYTLVVTPQAVEIEGASAAGTFYGVQTLRKSLPVTDGKVRIALAPVRIEDAPRFSYRGLHLDVARHMFPVEFIKKYIDLLALHNMNMFHWHLTDDQGWRIEIKRYPRLTEVGGWRKATLVSHWEKPDHKYDETPYGGYYTQDEIRDIVRYAADRHVEIVPEIDLPGHMLAALAAYPELGCTGGPYETGTRWGVYDDVLCAGKEEVYEFLEGVFSEIVALFPGRYIHIGGDECPKTRWKSCPDCQAFIRSHGIVSQGKRTREEQLQSYMMSQISDFLGKHGRKVIGWDEILEGGGVKSATIMSWRGTQGGVDAARNGWDAIMVPYQYLYLDYAQSRDEGEPLSIGGYLPLSKVYSYEPLSGELASNPEMGAHVIGVQGNLWTEYFRTAELVEYMAIPRVDAVSEIQWTRPERKNYEKFLGRLNRMRAFYDRLGYGYASHGFDEGQSGDNQDM; encoded by the coding sequence ATGAAAAACCGATTCTCATTGTTGAGTCTCTTGTGGACTCTGCTTATCTTTTCCGGGTGTTCCTCCCGGCAGGTACTCTCGTCCGATTATAACGTGATTCCGCTGCCAGTCTCCATCTCTTTGCAGGAGGAGGGGACTCCGTTTGTACTCAAACCTTCGACGGTGGTCTATTGCCCCGAGGGAGACTCCCTGCTTTTGAAAAACGCCGAACTGTTGACCGGTTATGTGGCCCGGCAGGTCGGCTTTGAACTTCGGATTACACACGACGACCAGGCCCGGAACATCATCCGGTTGGGATCCGGATTGCAAGCGGAGAATGCCGAGGCCTATACGTTGGTCGTAACGCCGCAGGCCGTCGAGATCGAAGGTGCAAGCGCCGCAGGAACGTTCTATGGTGTGCAGACCCTGCGCAAGTCGCTGCCGGTGACGGACGGAAAGGTTCGTATCGCCCTCGCTCCCGTGCGGATTGAAGATGCTCCTCGTTTCAGTTATCGGGGGTTGCATCTCGATGTGGCCCGTCATATGTTTCCTGTGGAATTTATCAAGAAATACATTGATCTGCTGGCCCTTCACAACATGAATATGTTCCACTGGCATCTGACCGACGATCAGGGATGGAGGATCGAGATCAAACGTTATCCTCGATTGACCGAAGTCGGAGGCTGGCGTAAGGCTACGTTGGTGAGCCATTGGGAAAAACCCGACCACAAGTATGACGAGACACCCTACGGCGGTTATTACACTCAGGATGAGATTCGGGATATTGTACGTTATGCCGCAGACCGACATGTGGAAATTGTTCCCGAGATCGACCTCCCGGGGCATATGCTGGCCGCCTTGGCCGCTTATCCCGAACTGGGTTGTACGGGCGGTCCTTATGAGACGGGAACACGTTGGGGAGTGTACGACGATGTGTTGTGTGCCGGGAAGGAAGAGGTTTATGAATTTCTCGAAGGTGTGTTCTCCGAAATCGTTGCCCTCTTCCCCGGCCGATATATCCATATAGGAGGCGACGAATGTCCGAAGACCCGTTGGAAATCATGCCCCGATTGCCAGGCCTTTATCCGTTCGCACGGAATCGTATCACAAGGCAAACGAACCCGTGAGGAGCAGTTGCAGAGCTACATGATGTCGCAGATCTCCGATTTTCTGGGAAAACACGGCAGGAAAGTGATTGGTTGGGACGAAATCCTCGAAGGTGGCGGCGTGAAGTCGGCGACCATCATGTCCTGGCGCGGAACGCAAGGCGGTGTCGATGCAGCCCGCAACGGTTGGGACGCCATCATGGTGCCCTATCAATACCTCTATTTGGATTATGCCCAGAGCCGCGATGAGGGTGAACCGCTCTCGATTGGCGGTTATCTTCCGCTTTCCAAGGTCTACAGTTACGAGCCGTTGTCCGGCGAACTTGCGTCGAACCCGGAGATGGGGGCCCATGTGATTGGCGTACAGGGTAATCTGTGGACCGAGTATTTCCGGACTGCGGAGTTGGTCGAATATATGGCCATCCCGCGCGTGGATGCCGTCTCGGAGATTCAGTGGACCCGGCCCGAACGGAAGAATTATGAGAAATTCCTCGGCCGCCTCAATCGGATGCGTGCCTTCTACGACCGGCTCGGTTACGGATATGCATCCCATGGCTTCGACGAGGGTCAATCCGGCGACAATCAAGATATGTAA
- a CDS encoding response regulator, translated as MASLRLDSCLYFSGTKCIYRYDSRTDSLTQLPIRLDDELDTTYEIRDIKAGPRGFVYLGATNGHIYTFCPKTCTFARNPVINNPMLYNMHIDTQGNIYVAAYKQGLFRYDSAGQQTGHWTTSNSKLSNNIITCILELKGQLLLSTDGGGISIFDLRTETFSSLTHVAGNPNSLPTNSLTRLYLDNGGNLWAGTVRCGFLNIRRTFIQSYQSVPMPKAEIGWGLSEETVGSLFEDREGILWIGTDGGGINAFNPTNGTFRHYRNTFGKSISSITDLDDQTLLISVFNEGVFRFSKSSGAMQPFEIVDPQYNQYELLAGVTPRIYRVSPEKIYILSRRIHAYYPATGRFAEVTSTDGSTIPSGLQLAGSDSVCLYCTQGNSIYEINRKNDRIRLIYTSDAAERISSICSWNDGRLWIGSDLGVSLYDPGTDSLTRISPPQLFSAVSYMVADGPDRLWICANNMLFLYSLHERKFSAWGASDGFSPNEIIASFQRSPRGRYIYMGGVNGLVAIDRLHTTTVEDIPIVLLQEVEFNGKPCLPDRKSNQYRIPYNYTSLAISAHVQEQDIFRKVLYRYTIKGATEQTVVTYESSLKLPMLPPGDYTISAACNRKNGEWTEDRILTHISIIPPWYQSAWAILGLFLFLLLAVATVIYYFYRRNARQFRWKLKEYEQEINEKKIQFLVNISHELRTPLTLIYAPLKRLLNGLGDDDPSKECLTDIYHQARYMKDIINMVLDINKLDQGNFSVSKKIRTFNPWLEGIVNSFIKEFAENGVDLVFRADNRIGDLPFDEAKLRIVISNLLANALKFSPAGSQVQVRTQLKEDEGMISVSVSDQGIGLNNADPNKLFTRFYQGDHPKKGSGIGLAYSRQLIELHGGTIRAMNNDAGGATFRFEIPLSTGSGDKENFNAIIPHLSSQRKEENISSSDKELKEFCSRYSILLVEDNVEFRRFMRSVLKEYFQNVFSAENGQQGLELTHSKRPDIVVSDVMMPVMDGFEMCKNIKKDITISHTMVILLTAMEDTTSASYGYKLGADFYLSKPFEIDILITLIYNQLKTRERTRSLYAESAKVLSPIDVTTSSADEQFLIHLNRLITENMNNRTFSIQFLVDRIGVGRTTFYQKVKILTGMSVNEYINKLRINQALQLLENSDATVSEIADKVGFSYQCHFSTAFKQITGMTPTEYRQSKKR; from the coding sequence ATGGCCTCCCTGCGTCTAGATTCATGTCTGTATTTCAGCGGCACCAAATGCATCTACCGATACGACTCCCGAACGGATTCGCTGACCCAACTACCCATCCGGCTCGACGACGAGCTGGATACGACCTACGAAATCCGGGACATCAAAGCCGGTCCTCGTGGCTTTGTCTACCTCGGAGCCACGAACGGTCACATCTACACGTTCTGCCCCAAGACCTGTACATTTGCCCGCAATCCAGTCATAAACAACCCGATGCTCTACAACATGCACATCGACACACAAGGAAATATCTATGTCGCCGCATACAAGCAGGGGTTGTTCAGATACGACTCTGCCGGACAACAGACCGGGCATTGGACCACCTCCAACTCCAAACTGTCGAACAACATCATCACCTGTATCCTCGAATTGAAAGGGCAACTGCTTCTCTCCACCGACGGGGGCGGCATATCCATATTCGACTTGCGCACGGAGACCTTTTCATCGCTGACCCATGTCGCCGGCAATCCCAACTCCCTGCCTACCAATTCCCTCACGCGGCTGTATCTGGACAACGGGGGCAACCTCTGGGCCGGAACAGTACGTTGCGGGTTTCTGAATATCAGGAGAACCTTCATCCAATCGTATCAAAGCGTTCCGATGCCAAAGGCGGAGATCGGTTGGGGACTCTCCGAAGAGACCGTAGGAAGTCTGTTTGAGGACCGGGAGGGCATTCTCTGGATCGGAACCGACGGAGGCGGCATCAACGCATTCAACCCGACCAACGGCACCTTCCGTCACTATCGCAACACATTCGGGAAAAGCATCAGTTCGATCACCGATCTGGACGACCAAACCCTGTTGATCTCCGTATTCAACGAAGGCGTCTTCCGTTTCTCGAAAAGCTCCGGGGCCATGCAACCCTTCGAGATCGTCGACCCACAATACAATCAATACGAGTTGCTGGCCGGAGTGACACCCCGGATTTATCGGGTCTCACCGGAAAAGATATACATTCTATCCCGACGAATCCATGCCTATTATCCGGCAACGGGCCGTTTCGCGGAGGTAACGTCAACCGACGGATCGACCATTCCGAGCGGGTTGCAACTCGCCGGATCCGATTCCGTCTGCCTCTATTGCACGCAGGGAAACTCGATCTACGAAATTAACCGCAAGAACGACCGAATCCGGCTGATCTACACATCCGATGCTGCCGAAAGGATCTCATCCATATGCAGCTGGAACGACGGCCGTCTCTGGATCGGATCCGACCTGGGGGTGAGCCTATACGATCCGGGCACAGATTCGTTGACCAGAATCTCTCCGCCCCAACTTTTCAGCGCTGTCTCCTACATGGTCGCCGACGGACCCGACCGATTGTGGATCTGTGCCAACAATATGCTCTTTCTCTATTCGCTCCACGAACGCAAGTTCTCGGCATGGGGCGCATCCGACGGATTTTCACCCAATGAAATCATCGCCTCGTTCCAACGCTCTCCCCGGGGGCGTTATATCTACATGGGCGGAGTCAACGGACTGGTCGCCATTGACCGTCTGCATACGACAACCGTGGAGGACATTCCGATCGTACTGCTCCAAGAGGTCGAATTCAACGGCAAGCCCTGCCTCCCCGACAGGAAGAGCAACCAATACCGCATTCCCTACAATTATACATCGCTCGCCATCTCGGCTCATGTCCAAGAACAGGACATTTTCCGCAAGGTACTATATCGCTATACCATCAAGGGAGCCACCGAACAAACGGTCGTAACGTACGAAAGCAGCCTGAAACTGCCGATGCTGCCACCCGGCGACTACACGATTTCGGCGGCCTGCAACCGAAAAAACGGAGAGTGGACAGAAGACCGCATTCTAACCCATATATCCATCATTCCACCCTGGTACCAAAGTGCATGGGCAATTCTGGGTTTATTCCTGTTCCTGCTTCTGGCTGTCGCCACCGTCATCTATTACTTCTATCGTCGCAACGCGCGGCAATTCCGTTGGAAGCTCAAAGAATACGAACAGGAGATCAACGAAAAAAAGATTCAGTTCCTGGTCAACATCAGCCACGAACTGCGGACTCCGCTAACCCTCATCTATGCCCCGCTGAAACGGCTTCTCAATGGTCTGGGAGATGACGATCCTTCGAAAGAGTGTCTCACAGACATCTATCATCAGGCCAGATACATGAAGGACATCATCAATATGGTACTGGATATCAACAAACTGGATCAAGGCAATTTCAGCGTTTCAAAAAAGATCCGCACATTCAATCCATGGCTTGAAGGAATTGTCAACTCCTTCATCAAAGAATTTGCGGAAAACGGTGTCGATCTGGTTTTCCGCGCGGACAATCGGATCGGAGATCTTCCGTTCGACGAGGCAAAACTCCGGATCGTGATTTCCAATCTTCTCGCCAATGCTCTGAAATTCAGTCCTGCAGGATCCCAGGTTCAGGTCCGGACCCAACTGAAAGAGGATGAAGGGATGATTTCCGTTTCGGTTTCGGATCAAGGCATCGGACTGAACAATGCCGACCCCAACAAACTCTTCACCCGTTTCTATCAGGGGGATCACCCAAAAAAAGGAAGCGGAATCGGTCTTGCCTACTCCCGGCAATTGATCGAACTGCACGGAGGGACAATCCGGGCCATGAACAACGATGCGGGAGGTGCAACTTTCCGTTTCGAAATTCCCCTATCGACCGGTTCGGGAGACAAAGAGAATTTCAATGCCATTATCCCGCATCTTTCATCACAACGGAAGGAGGAAAACATCTCATCCAGTGACAAAGAGCTGAAAGAATTCTGCTCCCGATATTCGATACTGCTCGTTGAGGACAATGTCGAATTCCGTCGTTTCATGCGTTCGGTTCTCAAAGAGTATTTCCAGAATGTCTTCTCTGCCGAGAATGGCCAGCAGGGGTTGGAACTCACCCACAGCAAACGTCCCGACATCGTAGTCAGCGATGTGATGATGCCGGTAATGGATGGTTTCGAAATGTGCAAGAACATCAAGAAAGACATTACCATCAGCCATACGATGGTCATTCTTCTGACCGCCATGGAGGACACGACCAGTGCCTCATACGGGTATAAGCTCGGAGCCGATTTCTATCTATCCAAACCATTTGAGATCGACATACTCATCACACTCATATACAACCAGCTGAAAACCAGGGAACGGACACGAAGCCTATACGCGGAGAGTGCCAAGGTACTCTCCCCCATTGATGTGACCACCAGTTCGGCCGACGAGCAGTTCCTCATCCACCTCAACCGGCTCATCACGGAGAACATGAACAACCGGACGTTCAGCATCCAGTTCCTGGTCGACCGCATCGGCGTAGGACGCACGACCTTCTACCAGAAGGTCAAAATTCTGACGGGCATGAGCGTCAACGAATACATCAACAAACTGCGGATCAACCAAGCATTGCAACTGTTGGAGAACAGCGATGCGACCGTCAGCGAAATTGCAGACAAGGTGGGATTCTCGTACCAGTGCCATTTCAGCACGGCCTTCAAGCAGATCACGGGCATGACGCCGACCGAATACCGGCAGTCGAAAAAGCGGTAA
- a CDS encoding glycoside hydrolase family 2 TIM barrel-domain containing protein: MKRIIFTSAICIAVFGAGLRAATTESGRLPYWKDPQTVAVNKEAPRTAFMSFDTREGALSGDWSRSAWYRSLNGTWQFRYFDTWTEVPEELMLPDDGGASWDEIRVPGNWELQGFGTPIYVNHSFEFCPRNPVPPLLPERIPVGVYRREIEIPDNWMERDIFLQLAGSKSGTYVYVNGREAGYSEDSKNPAEFRINDYVHPGLNTLVIKIFRWSTGSYLEAQDFWRMSGLERDVFLWSQPRTAIRDFRITSTLDDTYRTGIFRLGVDVGNSATAASEAAVRYELLDAAGRVMASGEQALRVEGGETRSVTFGAQLPDVRKWSSEKPNLYQLLLYTLHAGQVTETIPFHVGFRRIEIRESDYTIGGRKQRLLFVNGAPIKLKGVNIHEHSQLTGHYVPESELRRNFELMRLHNINSVRLAHYPQQRRFYELCDEYGLYVYDEANIESHGMYYKRYLDDMRKGSAGHLDGELKGTLGHNPDWLTAHLDRVRNMFERNKNYPSVTIWSLGNEAGNGYNFYNAYTMLKDLDSGLMKRPVCYERALWEWNTDMFVPQYPSAAWLREIGRQGADRPVVPSEYAHAMGNSTGDLYGQWQAIYRYPHLQGGYIWDWIDQGLLQKDSLGRAYWAYGGDFGTDMPSDGNFVCNGLIGPDQQPHPALAEVKYNYQNVGFQALDAAAGRFRIVNRFYFTDLSKYRVSYAIVNGGKTVKQGVLPLRLAPQDSVEVTLPVDRIPYRAGQEYLVNFEVTTVEPEPLVPVGHVIAYDQFALPVQGTLPAYRPRAKAPEVTETNQEIRIESPEVTFVFDKQAAAVTSYRVRGEEYIDRSFGFRPNFWRAPTDNDYGNGAPERMQVWKTASRDFRLSALTADRDAESARITAAYALPTGNVYTVTYRIFGDGILRVGVRFEPQRLQADETRPTRDALLATSQPKSATEQTQENRLDIPRIGLRLRLPAAYGTVDYYGRGPEENYADRRMGCPIGVYRTRVDEMYVPYVRPQENGHRTDVRWFALTDPAGRGLLFQADTLIEFNALRNPVEDFDAEESTAPYQWNNFTPEEIANRSDAEARNRLRRQTHINDIVPQDYVEVCIDLRQTGVGGYDSWGARPLPEVTLHADEAYEGGFTLIPVTSPHNLDEMSCKNYIIK, translated from the coding sequence ATGAAACGAATCATCTTCACAAGTGCAATCTGTATCGCGGTCTTCGGGGCGGGACTCCGGGCTGCGACGACGGAATCGGGGCGCCTGCCCTATTGGAAAGACCCGCAGACGGTGGCCGTCAACAAGGAGGCGCCGCGCACGGCCTTCATGAGTTTCGACACCCGTGAAGGGGCATTGAGCGGCGACTGGTCCCGGAGTGCGTGGTACCGCTCGCTGAACGGCACCTGGCAGTTCCGTTATTTCGACACCTGGACGGAGGTTCCCGAGGAGCTCATGCTGCCGGACGACGGCGGCGCGTCGTGGGACGAAATCCGCGTCCCGGGCAACTGGGAGTTGCAGGGATTCGGCACGCCGATCTACGTCAACCACAGCTTCGAGTTCTGCCCCAGAAATCCGGTTCCGCCACTGCTTCCCGAACGGATCCCGGTAGGGGTCTACCGCCGTGAGATCGAGATTCCCGACAACTGGATGGAGCGCGACATCTTCCTGCAACTGGCCGGCTCGAAATCCGGGACCTACGTCTATGTCAACGGCCGCGAAGCGGGATACAGCGAGGATTCGAAGAATCCGGCGGAGTTCCGAATCAACGATTACGTGCACCCGGGCCTCAACACGCTTGTCATCAAGATCTTCCGTTGGAGCACGGGTTCCTACCTCGAAGCCCAGGACTTCTGGCGCATGAGCGGACTCGAACGCGACGTGTTCCTGTGGTCGCAGCCCCGGACGGCAATCCGGGATTTCCGCATCACCTCGACGCTGGACGACACCTATCGGACGGGAATCTTCCGGCTAGGGGTCGACGTGGGGAACTCCGCGACGGCAGCCTCCGAGGCCGCGGTCCGCTACGAGCTGCTGGATGCGGCGGGACGCGTCATGGCATCCGGAGAGCAGGCGCTCCGCGTGGAGGGCGGAGAGACCCGGAGCGTGACATTCGGCGCGCAATTGCCCGACGTGCGGAAGTGGAGTTCCGAGAAGCCGAACCTCTACCAGCTGCTGCTTTATACGTTGCATGCGGGACAGGTCACGGAGACCATTCCCTTCCACGTAGGCTTCCGCCGCATCGAGATCCGGGAGAGCGACTACACGATCGGCGGACGGAAGCAACGCCTTCTGTTCGTCAACGGCGCACCCATCAAGTTGAAAGGCGTGAATATCCACGAGCACAGCCAGTTAACCGGGCATTACGTCCCGGAATCGGAGTTGCGGCGTAATTTCGAACTGATGCGTCTCCACAACATCAACTCGGTGCGGCTGGCCCACTACCCGCAGCAGCGCCGCTTCTACGAGTTGTGCGACGAATACGGGCTTTACGTCTACGACGAGGCCAACATCGAATCGCACGGCATGTATTACAAACGCTATCTGGACGATATGCGGAAAGGCTCCGCGGGGCATCTGGACGGAGAGCTGAAAGGAACGCTGGGCCACAACCCCGACTGGCTGACCGCCCACCTCGACCGTGTGCGCAACATGTTCGAGCGCAACAAGAACTACCCGTCGGTGACGATCTGGTCGCTGGGGAACGAGGCCGGGAACGGCTACAATTTCTACAACGCCTACACGATGCTCAAAGACCTCGACAGCGGTCTGATGAAGCGTCCGGTCTGCTACGAACGGGCGTTGTGGGAGTGGAACACGGACATGTTCGTACCGCAGTACCCCTCGGCGGCCTGGCTCCGGGAGATCGGGCGTCAGGGAGCCGACCGTCCGGTTGTGCCGTCGGAATATGCCCACGCCATGGGTAACTCCACGGGGGATCTCTACGGACAATGGCAGGCCATCTACCGATACCCGCACCTGCAAGGCGGCTACATCTGGGACTGGATCGACCAGGGGCTGCTGCAAAAAGACTCCCTCGGCCGCGCATACTGGGCCTACGGAGGTGATTTCGGTACGGATATGCCCTCCGACGGCAATTTCGTATGCAACGGGCTGATCGGCCCCGACCAGCAGCCGCACCCGGCGCTGGCCGAGGTCAAATATAACTACCAGAACGTCGGATTCCAGGCTCTCGATGCCGCCGCGGGACGGTTTCGGATCGTCAACCGGTTCTACTTCACGGACCTGTCGAAATACCGGGTCAGCTACGCGATCGTCAACGGCGGCAAAACCGTGAAACAGGGAGTCCTTCCGTTGCGCCTCGCCCCGCAGGACAGCGTCGAGGTAACCCTGCCGGTCGACCGGATTCCGTATCGCGCGGGGCAGGAGTATCTGGTCAATTTCGAGGTGACGACCGTCGAGCCGGAGCCGCTTGTTCCCGTCGGCCACGTCATCGCATACGACCAGTTCGCCCTGCCCGTCCAGGGAACGCTGCCGGCCTACCGCCCGCGGGCGAAGGCTCCGGAGGTGACGGAGACGAACCAGGAGATACGGATCGAATCGCCAGAGGTGACGTTCGTGTTCGACAAGCAGGCTGCGGCCGTCACCTCGTACCGGGTTCGCGGCGAGGAGTACATCGACCGTTCGTTCGGCTTCCGGCCGAATTTCTGGCGGGCGCCGACCGACAACGACTACGGCAACGGCGCTCCGGAACGGATGCAGGTCTGGAAAACCGCCTCCCGGGATTTCCGCCTCTCGGCATTGACGGCCGACCGCGACGCGGAATCGGCACGGATCACCGCTGCATATGCCCTGCCGACGGGGAACGTCTATACCGTCACCTACCGGATTTTCGGCGACGGCATCCTCCGCGTGGGAGTGCGGTTTGAGCCGCAGCGCTTGCAAGCCGACGAGACCCGACCGACCCGCGACGCCCTTCTGGCGACAAGCCAACCCAAGAGCGCCACGGAACAAACGCAGGAAAACCGGCTCGACATTCCCCGCATCGGATTGCGACTGCGCCTTCCGGCGGCATACGGGACGGTGGACTATTACGGCCGAGGCCCGGAGGAGAATTATGCCGACCGTCGCATGGGCTGCCCGATAGGAGTTTACCGGACGAGAGTCGATGAGATGTACGTTCCATACGTCCGGCCTCAGGAGAACGGACATCGCACGGATGTCCGCTGGTTTGCCTTGACCGACCCGGCGGGACGGGGACTATTGTTCCAGGCCGATACGCTCATCGAATTCAACGCGTTGCGGAATCCGGTGGAGGATTTCGATGCCGAAGAATCAACGGCGCCCTACCAATGGAACAATTTCACGCCGGAAGAGATTGCGAATCGGTCGGATGCCGAAGCCCGAAACCGGTTACGCCGACAGACACACATCAACGACATCGTCCCGCAGGATTACGTGGAGGTATGTATCGACCTCCGTCAGACGGGCGTCGGCGGTTACGACAGTTGGGGAGCGCGTCCACTTCCGGAGGTAACCCTCCATGCAGACGAAGCTTACGAAGGAGGATTCACACTCATTCCGGTGACAAGCCCTCATAATTTGGATGAAATGAGTTGCAAGAATTACATAATTAAATAA
- the mobB gene encoding conjugal transfer protein MobB yields MVANIRTGATVGGAIRYNEEKVNRGQAEVLFWNRMLDPFDTAGRMSHERCMASFEPFLQANRRTTNTVFHVSLNPSPEDRLTDEQLGEIAREYMERMGYGEQPYIVFKHRDIAREHLHIVSLRIDREGRKLPHDFEARRSVEITRDLEQKYGLHPSIKGQELQDREGLRKVDYPKGDVKQQVSSTVRSCLRHYRCASFGEWRTLLEAFNVSAEERTGTIDGRDYAGMIYGALTDDGYGIGTPFKSSRIGKDVGYEALQRYYERSKTALKEPGALDGLRGKIADEMARCSSRAEFCERLHDKGVDAVFRLNAAGRIYGVTFIDHGQGIVANGSLLGRSFSANAFEHQFHTEEKGRGVSQESSEQERPSSKEFFRPGLSIHPLAAIFELADVQAYEEQQQCGHRRRRKRRWK; encoded by the coding sequence ATGGTTGCGAATATAAGAACGGGAGCAACCGTCGGCGGAGCTATCCGCTATAATGAGGAGAAGGTCAACCGGGGACAAGCTGAGGTGCTCTTCTGGAATCGGATGCTTGATCCGTTCGATACTGCGGGCCGCATGAGCCACGAACGGTGCATGGCCAGTTTTGAGCCCTTCCTGCAGGCCAACCGGCGAACGACCAACACGGTCTTCCATGTCTCGCTGAATCCCTCGCCCGAGGACCGTCTGACCGATGAGCAACTGGGCGAGATTGCCCGTGAATATATGGAGCGGATGGGCTACGGCGAGCAGCCCTACATCGTATTCAAACATCGGGATATTGCCCGCGAACATCTGCATATCGTGTCGCTTCGTATCGACAGAGAGGGGCGGAAACTGCCCCATGACTTCGAGGCCCGACGTTCCGTAGAGATTACGCGGGACCTCGAACAAAAATACGGGCTACACCCGAGTATCAAAGGCCAGGAGTTGCAGGACCGGGAGGGGTTGCGCAAGGTCGATTATCCGAAGGGAGACGTCAAGCAACAGGTTTCATCCACCGTAAGGTCGTGCCTGCGGCATTACCGCTGCGCTTCTTTTGGGGAGTGGCGAACGCTGCTTGAAGCCTTCAACGTCTCGGCCGAGGAGCGAACCGGAACTATCGACGGCCGCGATTATGCTGGAATGATTTACGGGGCGCTGACCGATGATGGTTATGGCATCGGGACGCCGTTCAAGTCAAGCCGCATCGGAAAGGATGTCGGATATGAGGCTCTGCAACGCTACTACGAACGATCGAAAACTGCACTGAAGGAGCCCGGAGCACTGGACGGGTTGCGGGGAAAGATTGCGGATGAAATGGCGCGGTGTTCAAGCCGCGCGGAGTTCTGCGAACGATTGCACGACAAGGGTGTTGATGCAGTATTTCGCCTCAATGCTGCGGGCCGAATCTACGGCGTAACCTTTATTGACCATGGGCAGGGAATTGTGGCCAACGGCTCCCTGCTGGGACGAAGTTTCTCAGCCAACGCCTTCGAGCATCAGTTCCATACCGAAGAGAAGGGTAGGGGAGTCTCCCAGGAATCCTCGGAGCAGGAGCGACCTTCCTCAAAAGAATTTTTCCGGCCGGGGTTGTCCATCCATCCATTGGCCGCAATTTTCGAATTGGCGGACGTGCAAGCCTACGAGGAACAGCAACAGTGCGGCCATAGGCGTCGTCGGAAGCGTCGTTGGAAATAG
- a CDS encoding mobilization protein, with the protein MMKTQKPTGRPTATAPRIHRYNFKLTTAENIRFKEMLATAGLEHNYSRFIVKRLFAERFEVIRRDPSKVEFLTRLNDLYFQFQRVGNNYNQVVRVINSHFSNVSIPRQIAALEQHTRELKALSIEILNLTKQAEGWLRI; encoded by the coding sequence ATGATGAAGACTCAAAAGCCAACCGGTCGGCCAACGGCTACCGCTCCCAGAATCCATCGTTACAATTTCAAGTTGACAACAGCGGAGAATATTCGGTTTAAGGAAATGCTCGCTACTGCCGGATTGGAACACAACTACAGCCGGTTTATTGTCAAACGACTCTTTGCCGAGCGCTTCGAAGTCATCCGCCGCGATCCTTCAAAGGTGGAGTTTCTGACACGGCTCAACGACCTTTATTTCCAGTTTCAGCGCGTCGGGAACAACTACAATCAGGTGGTTCGGGTCATCAACAGCCACTTCTCCAATGTCTCGATTCCGCGCCAGATCGCTGCGTTGGAACAGCATACCCGCGAACTGAAAGCGTTGAGTATCGAGATTCTGAATCTTACCAAACAGGCCGAAGGATGGTTGCGAATATAA